The following are encoded together in the Acidovorax sp. KKS102 genome:
- a CDS encoding MFS transporter, giving the protein MTTTPPIRAGQGLAYGLLGLPLAFVALPLYVLLPNHYAREFGMPLATLGSVLLAARLLDAVSDPLLGRLSDYLFGRSVRAVLAVGAVSAVVLALGLTSLFFPQVRGADALIAWAMVALLITYTAYSQLGIAHQSWGARLGGDELQRGRIVAWREGAALVGVVTASVLPALLGLPVMLSVFALTLLLGWWAWTRAPRPTGHAGAVAGVYRPPQRASLWRPWGRPAFRRLLAVFMLNGIASAIPATLVLFFIQDRLQAPPAQEPMFLAAYFVCAALSIPLWLRAVARWGLARTWLAGMLLAIAVFVWTAFLGAGDVVPFLIVCALSGVALGTDLALPSALLAGVIAAEGDSGQHEGAYFGWWNFATKLNLALAAGLALPLLGWWGYTPGTRSDDGLHTLGLAYAVLPCALKLLAAAALYWLVLRPARGAASA; this is encoded by the coding sequence ATGACCACCACCCCGCCCATTCGCGCCGGCCAAGGCCTGGCCTATGGGCTGCTGGGCCTGCCGCTGGCGTTTGTGGCGCTGCCTCTGTACGTGCTGCTGCCCAACCACTACGCGCGCGAGTTCGGCATGCCGCTGGCCACGCTGGGGTCGGTGCTGCTGGCGGCAAGGCTGTTGGATGCGGTGTCCGACCCGCTGCTGGGCCGCCTGTCGGACTACCTGTTTGGCCGCTCGGTGCGCGCCGTTCTGGCGGTGGGCGCGGTGTCTGCCGTGGTGCTGGCACTGGGGCTGACCAGCCTGTTCTTCCCGCAGGTGCGCGGGGCCGATGCGCTCATCGCCTGGGCGATGGTGGCGCTGCTCATCACCTACACCGCCTACAGCCAGCTGGGCATTGCGCACCAGTCCTGGGGCGCGCGGCTGGGCGGCGACGAGCTGCAGCGCGGCCGCATCGTGGCCTGGCGCGAGGGCGCAGCGCTGGTCGGAGTAGTCACCGCCTCGGTGCTGCCCGCACTGCTGGGCCTGCCAGTCATGCTCAGCGTGTTTGCACTCACCTTGCTGCTGGGCTGGTGGGCGTGGACGCGCGCGCCGCGCCCCACAGGCCACGCGGGCGCCGTGGCCGGCGTGTACCGCCCGCCCCAACGTGCCAGCCTGTGGCGGCCCTGGGGGCGGCCCGCCTTCCGCCGCTTGCTGGCGGTGTTCATGCTCAACGGCATTGCCAGCGCCATCCCCGCCACGCTGGTACTGTTCTTCATTCAGGACCGCCTGCAGGCCCCGCCCGCGCAGGAGCCGATGTTCCTGGCCGCTTATTTCGTCTGCGCGGCGCTGTCCATCCCGCTGTGGCTGCGCGCCGTGGCGCGCTGGGGTCTGGCGCGCACCTGGCTGGCCGGCATGCTGCTGGCGATTGCGGTGTTTGTGTGGACGGCGTTCCTGGGTGCGGGCGATGTGGTGCCATTCCTCATCGTCTGTGCGCTGTCGGGCGTGGCCCTGGGCACCGACCTGGCCCTGCCCAGCGCCCTGCTGGCGGGCGTGATTGCCGCCGAGGGCGACAGCGGCCAGCACGAGGGCGCTTACTTTGGCTGGTGGAACTTTGCCACCAAGCTCAACCTGGCGCTGGCCGCAGGCCTGGCGCTGCCGCTGCTAGGCTGGTGGGGCTACACGCCAGGCACACGCAGCGACGACGGCCTGCACACCCTGGGGCTGGCCTACGCCGTGCTGCCCTGCGCGCTCAAGCTGCTGGCAGCGGCGGCGCTGTATTGGCTGGTGCTTCGGCCTGCGCGCGGCGCGGCCAGTGCCTGA
- a CDS encoding sugar phosphate isomerase/epimerase yields MRRSTMQRNVADFGMDTISLAGPLEAKLAAVKAAGFGQIMLAARDIVGHPAGIEAAVHAVRNSGLRVTGFQVLRDFEGLSGHLHSYKVDIAKQMILMARDLGAPVLLACSSTSSHATADADAIARDLRKLALLALPHGIRVAFEGLSWGRHINEVHQAWAAVEQADCPNLGLAIDSYHQFATSTPLSALEDVDPAKIYLVQLSDFMWQETRTVQERIETARHFRVFPGEGVHSQALAELVRTLDGMGYQGDYSFEVFNDDYQQLPLPYVAQRAWNSALWLAEGVLQRAVPLPGHPRIRAVG; encoded by the coding sequence ATGCGCCGATCCACCATGCAACGCAACGTCGCCGATTTCGGCATGGACACCATCAGCCTGGCCGGGCCGCTGGAGGCCAAGCTCGCCGCCGTCAAGGCGGCAGGCTTCGGTCAGATCATGCTGGCCGCGCGCGACATCGTGGGCCACCCTGCGGGCATCGAGGCCGCTGTGCACGCCGTGCGCAACAGCGGCCTGCGCGTGACGGGCTTTCAGGTGCTGCGCGATTTTGAAGGCCTCTCAGGCCACCTGCACAGCTACAAGGTGGACATTGCCAAGCAGATGATCCTGATGGCGCGCGACCTGGGTGCGCCCGTGCTGCTGGCCTGCAGCTCCACATCGTCACACGCCACGGCCGACGCCGACGCCATTGCGCGGGACCTGCGCAAGCTGGCCCTGCTGGCGCTGCCGCACGGCATCCGTGTGGCCTTTGAAGGCCTCTCGTGGGGCCGCCACATCAACGAGGTGCACCAGGCCTGGGCGGCCGTGGAGCAGGCCGACTGCCCCAACCTGGGCCTGGCCATCGACTCGTACCACCAGTTCGCCACCAGCACGCCACTCTCGGCGCTGGAGGATGTGGATCCGGCCAAGATCTACCTCGTGCAGCTGTCGGACTTCATGTGGCAGGAGACGCGCACGGTGCAGGAGCGCATCGAGACTGCGCGGCACTTTCGCGTGTTCCCCGGCGAGGGCGTGCACAGCCAGGCGCTGGCCGAGCTGGTGCGCACGCTGGATGGCATGGGCTACCAGGGCGACTACAGCTTTGAAGTCTTCAACGACGACTACCAGCAGCTGCCGCTGCCCTATGTCGCGCAGCGCGCATGGAACAGTGCACTGTGGCTGGCCGAAGGCGTGCTGCAGCGTGCGGTGCCGCTGCCGGGGCACCCACGCATCCGCGCGGTGGGGTGA
- a CDS encoding VOC family protein: MSTPMMAAREALGELPNPLGLQGVEFIEYATSRPQALGQALERMGFQPVARHRSREVLLYRQGDMNIIVNAHQDAERTGLHAPPTLTEAPVLAAVAFRVGNAAAAFRRVLELGAWAVHTEVEVMELNIPAIHGVGASRIYFVDRWKEFSIYDVDFVPIPTVHPCPPALQGLHLFGVVQYIGLGRAADWIHFYSELFGFAELAPNQSFGVLTHGRILSSPCGTLHWQLIEPQVDALDADPEELLQRVAFGTPDVLATVNALRARGVEFVESPTGVHTGTRGALTRADAASPSFELVLDAR; encoded by the coding sequence ATGAGCACCCCGATGATGGCCGCCCGCGAAGCGCTGGGCGAACTGCCCAACCCCCTGGGCTTGCAGGGCGTGGAGTTCATCGAATACGCCACCAGCCGCCCGCAAGCGCTGGGCCAGGCGCTGGAGCGCATGGGCTTCCAGCCCGTGGCGCGCCACCGCTCGCGCGAGGTGCTGCTGTACCGCCAGGGCGACATGAACATCATCGTCAACGCACACCAGGATGCCGAGCGCACGGGCCTGCATGCACCGCCTACGCTCACCGAAGCCCCCGTGCTGGCCGCCGTCGCATTCCGTGTCGGCAATGCCGCCGCAGCGTTTCGCCGCGTGCTGGAGTTGGGCGCATGGGCCGTGCACACCGAGGTTGAGGTGATGGAGCTGAACATCCCCGCCATCCACGGTGTGGGCGCGAGCCGCATCTACTTCGTGGACCGCTGGAAAGAGTTCTCCATCTACGACGTGGACTTTGTGCCCATTCCCACCGTCCACCCGTGCCCGCCCGCACTGCAAGGCCTGCACTTGTTTGGCGTGGTGCAGTACATCGGCCTGGGGCGCGCGGCGGACTGGATCCACTTCTACAGCGAGCTGTTCGGCTTTGCCGAGCTGGCGCCCAACCAGTCGTTTGGCGTGCTCACCCATGGCCGCATCCTGTCCAGCCCGTGCGGCACATTGCACTGGCAACTGATTGAGCCGCAGGTCGATGCACTGGATGCCGACCCCGAGGAGCTGCTGCAGCGCGTGGCCTTTGGCACGCCCGACGTGCTGGCCACTGTGAATGCACTGCGTGCGCGCGGCGTGGAGTTTGTGGAGTCGCCCACGGGCGTGCACACCGGCACGCGCGGCGCCCTCACGCGTGCCGATGCAGCCTCGCCCAGCTTCGAGCTGGTGCTCGACGCGCGCTGA
- a CDS encoding nuclear transport factor 2 family protein: MQPPYTAPATEEAVTRVIAFFENLSPADVATIGQFYAPQARFKDPFNEVVGVPAIQGIFAHMFEALEQPRFVVTGRVVQGQQCFLTWDFLFAFKDFHKGVTQTVRGASHLVLDAQGQVTLHRDYWDAAEELYEKLPVVGALMRWLKKRANS, from the coding sequence ATGCAACCCCCTTACACCGCCCCCGCTACCGAAGAAGCCGTCACGCGCGTCATTGCGTTTTTTGAAAACCTGTCGCCCGCCGATGTGGCGACCATCGGCCAGTTCTATGCGCCCCAGGCGCGCTTCAAGGACCCGTTCAACGAGGTGGTGGGCGTGCCTGCCATCCAGGGCATCTTTGCCCACATGTTCGAGGCCCTGGAGCAGCCGCGTTTTGTGGTTACGGGCCGCGTGGTGCAGGGACAGCAGTGCTTCTTGACCTGGGACTTTCTGTTCGCGTTCAAGGACTTCCACAAGGGCGTGACGCAGACAGTGCGCGGCGCCTCGCACCTGGTGCTGGACGCCCAGGGCCAGGTGACCTTGCACCGCGACTACTGGGATGCCGCCGAGGAGCTGTACGAAAAGCTGCCCGTGGTGGGCGCGCTGATGCGCTGGCTCAAGAAGCGCGCCAACAGCTGA
- a CDS encoding SDR family oxidoreductase, with protein sequence MKLNPPLRDWKGRRAWLIGASSGIGRATAAALHARGAQVIVSARSSDALNAFVVQHPGSTALAFDTAEPAQVQAAAAQVLADGVPDLVCYCAGYYRDMRATDFDLTVMLRHEQINYNGALHVLAAVLPAMLTAAHTGHPGHVSLISSVAGFRGLPKSLAYGPTKAALINLAEALYLDLHDLGLGVSVINPGFVATPLTAGNDFTMPALISPEAAADAILQGWARGQFDIHFPKRFTRVMKLLRLLPYRWYFPAVRKFTGL encoded by the coding sequence ATGAAACTCAACCCTCCCTTGCGCGACTGGAAGGGTCGCCGGGCCTGGCTCATCGGAGCCAGCAGCGGCATTGGCCGGGCCACGGCGGCAGCGCTGCATGCGCGCGGCGCGCAAGTCATCGTCTCGGCCCGGAGCAGCGATGCGCTGAACGCCTTTGTGGTGCAGCACCCCGGCAGCACCGCGCTGGCTTTTGACACGGCTGAACCTGCCCAGGTACAAGCCGCCGCCGCGCAGGTGCTGGCGGACGGCGTGCCCGACCTGGTGTGCTACTGCGCGGGCTACTACCGCGACATGCGCGCGACCGACTTCGACCTGACCGTGATGCTGCGCCACGAGCAGATCAACTACAACGGCGCACTGCATGTGCTGGCCGCCGTGCTGCCCGCCATGCTCACTGCGGCCCATACGGGGCACCCTGGGCATGTGAGCCTGATCAGCAGCGTGGCGGGGTTCCGGGGCCTGCCCAAGAGCCTGGCCTACGGGCCCACCAAGGCCGCGCTCATCAACCTGGCCGAGGCGCTGTACCTGGACCTGCACGACCTGGGCCTGGGCGTGAGCGTGATTAACCCCGGCTTTGTGGCCACGCCGCTCACGGCGGGCAACGACTTCACCATGCCTGCGCTCATCTCCCCCGAAGCGGCAGCCGACGCCATCCTGCAGGGCTGGGCGCGCGGGCAGTTCGATATTCACTTCCCCAAGCGCTTTACGCGCGTGATGAAGCTGCTGCGGCTGCTGCCCTACCGGTGGTACTTTCCAGCCGTCCGCAAGTTCACGGGACTCTGA
- a CDS encoding DUF3833 domain-containing protein, giving the protein MQRRLLLSAAVAAPVVLSGCASQNLDGYASEKPVLDLAQYFNGKIDAYGIFQDRSGQIVKRFTVVMDCSWKGNEGVLDEAFTYSDGTTQRRIWRLTKHSDGRYTGTADDVVGTANGQTRGNAFRWNYTLALPVDGKVYNVDLDDWMYLIDDRVMLNRATMSKFGVRLGEITLSFTKRAP; this is encoded by the coding sequence ATGCAAAGACGCCTTCTCCTCTCCGCCGCCGTGGCCGCACCTGTGGTCTTGTCCGGCTGCGCCAGCCAGAACCTCGATGGCTACGCCAGCGAAAAACCGGTGCTGGACCTGGCCCAGTACTTCAACGGCAAGATCGACGCCTACGGCATCTTCCAGGACCGCAGCGGGCAGATCGTCAAACGCTTCACCGTGGTGATGGACTGCAGCTGGAAGGGCAACGAGGGCGTGCTGGACGAAGCCTTCACCTATTCCGACGGCACCACGCAGCGCCGCATCTGGCGCCTGACGAAGCATTCCGACGGCCGCTACACCGGTACCGCCGACGATGTGGTGGGCACGGCCAACGGCCAGACGCGCGGCAACGCCTTCCGCTGGAACTACACGCTGGCCCTGCCCGTGGATGGCAAGGTCTACAACGTGGACCTGGACGACTGGATGTACCTCATCGATGATCGCGTGATGCTCAACCGCGCCACCATGAGCAAGTTCGGCGTGCGGCTTGGCGAGATCACCTTGTCCTTCACCAAGCGCGCACCATGA